From Paenibacillus graminis, a single genomic window includes:
- a CDS encoding GntR family transcriptional regulator, with translation MRHLQPDSIIPLYVQLKDIIKSDIEAGIMKPGQKIPTEFELCEMYSISRRTVRTAISELIEEGLLDRKQGKGTFICTPRIQAKFGPSVLGFTEICKLNNLRPSSKLVEQRQISATSKLAEALNVPVNSELVAIRRIMLADEVPVMMDYAVFTEAYNFLLQENMDNRSLYATIKAKRDVSFMRQRKSIQTIFADSAQAQYLEIPVGYPLLLSQGTVVSSTMEIVHYGEQHIVGDKFVLYI, from the coding sequence ATGAGACACTTACAGCCGGATAGCATTATCCCTCTTTATGTGCAGTTAAAAGACATTATCAAATCCGATATAGAAGCCGGCATAATGAAGCCCGGGCAGAAGATTCCCACTGAATTTGAGTTATGCGAAATGTACTCGATCAGCCGGCGCACAGTCCGGACTGCGATCAGTGAATTGATTGAAGAGGGCTTGCTTGACCGCAAGCAAGGGAAAGGCACCTTTATCTGCACGCCCAGGATTCAAGCAAAATTCGGCCCTTCAGTATTGGGATTTACGGAAATTTGCAAGCTTAACAACCTTAGACCTTCTTCCAAATTGGTTGAACAGCGCCAGATCAGTGCCACTTCCAAACTTGCCGAAGCGCTGAATGTTCCTGTGAACTCTGAGCTTGTAGCTATCCGCCGCATTATGCTGGCCGACGAAGTTCCGGTAATGATGGATTACGCCGTGTTTACAGAAGCCTATAACTTTTTGCTCCAGGAAAATATGGACAACCGTTCGCTGTATGCCACCATCAAAGCCAAACGTGATGTCTCCTTCATGCGCCAGCGCAAGTCGATCCAGACCATATTTGCCGACTCTGCACAGGCCCAGTATTTGGAGATCCCGGTCGGCTACCCGCTGCTGCTCTCCCAGGGCACCGTTGTTTCCTCCACCATGGAAATCGTTCATTACGGGGAACAGCATATCGTCGGCGACAAGTTCGTATTGTATATTTAG
- a CDS encoding SIS domain-containing protein codes for MNQEHVQQLEAAIQAVAQRKVTNFYFVACGGSLANVTPAQYILDREIEIPSAAYSSNEFIHRSPKALGPSSVVITCSHSGNTPETVAATTFAREKGALTICLTNLVDSPLWEAAEFKLHYNYAPYGEALRGEETSMAILYRLVFGILQTLYPNEKYANAISSIENGLHGVYERNKALTLEAAKAFGRNYKREKLIYTMASGINYSVAYSFAICLLQEMQWIHSSAIHAGEYFHGPFEITDFDVPFIVIKGLGETRPLDDRAYDFCVKYSDKTILIDAETFDLEGISPDVRPYFTNLVAGVVLRQYAQHLSEETGHALSVRRYMWKMEY; via the coding sequence ATGAACCAAGAGCATGTGCAACAACTGGAAGCAGCGATTCAGGCCGTAGCCCAAAGAAAGGTAACCAATTTCTATTTTGTAGCCTGCGGCGGCTCGCTCGCAAACGTTACACCAGCGCAATATATTCTGGATCGTGAGATTGAGATTCCCTCAGCCGCTTATTCTTCTAACGAATTTATTCACCGTTCCCCCAAAGCACTTGGACCAAGTTCTGTAGTCATTACCTGCTCTCACTCCGGGAACACCCCTGAAACTGTTGCGGCAACGACATTTGCCCGTGAGAAGGGTGCATTGACGATTTGCCTGACCAATCTGGTGGACTCACCGCTCTGGGAAGCTGCAGAATTCAAACTGCATTACAACTATGCCCCTTATGGCGAGGCGCTCCGCGGGGAAGAGACCAGTATGGCAATCCTGTACCGTCTGGTATTCGGAATTCTCCAGACGTTGTATCCAAATGAGAAATATGCCAATGCGATCAGTTCCATTGAGAACGGCCTGCATGGTGTGTATGAACGGAATAAGGCCTTAACCTTGGAAGCCGCCAAGGCATTCGGACGCAATTACAAGCGGGAAAAGCTGATTTATACTATGGCCAGCGGGATTAACTATTCGGTAGCCTACTCATTCGCCATCTGCCTGCTGCAGGAGATGCAATGGATTCACTCCAGTGCCATCCATGCCGGGGAATACTTCCATGGACCTTTTGAAATTACAGACTTTGATGTTCCATTCATCGTGATTAAAGGGCTGGGAGAGACCCGGCCGCTGGATGACCGTGCTTACGATTTCTGCGTGAAATATTCCGACAAAACCATCCTGATTGACGCGGAAACGTTTGACCTGGAGGGAATCTCCCCGGATGTGCGTCCGTACTTTACGAATCTTGTAGCCGGTGTAGTACTCAGACAGTATGCACAGCATTTATCTGAAGAAACCGGACATGCGCTTTCGGTGCGCCGTTACATGTGGAAGATGGAATATTAA